In Patescibacteria group bacterium, the following proteins share a genomic window:
- a CDS encoding polysaccharide deacetylase family protein produces the protein MKINIRIYIICALVLAVLAITAYGLFELSKSRTFQFFGRLASHADTDKKVVALTFDDAPTEYTDEVLKILRENNVQATFYAIGQSLEKFPNQAKEIVRQGSELGNHSYSHRRLILKSQAFIKSEIEKTNQLIRDSGYQGEITFRPPNGKKLLGLPRYLNENNIKTIMWDIEPDTNYSGNAELITKNTLLNAKPGSIILLHPFCEKECAADREALPKIISGLKEKGYVFATISELLKY, from the coding sequence ATGAAGATTAATATTAGAATTTATATAATTTGCGCGCTGGTCTTGGCCGTGCTGGCAATAACCGCCTACGGTCTCTTTGAACTTAGCAAGTCAAGAACTTTTCAGTTTTTTGGAAGGCTTGCCAGTCATGCAGATACCGACAAGAAAGTAGTGGCCTTAACATTCGATGACGCGCCTACGGAATATACGGATGAAGTGTTGAAAATATTGCGAGAAAACAATGTCCAGGCAACTTTTTATGCCATTGGGCAATCTTTGGAAAAATTTCCCAATCAGGCCAAGGAAATTGTCCGGCAAGGAAGCGAACTGGGCAACCATTCTTATTCGCACCGGCGCTTGATCTTAAAATCCCAGGCATTCATTAAAAGTGAAATAGAAAAAACAAACCAGCTTATCCGCGATTCCGGCTATCAGGGTGAAATTACCTTCCGCCCGCCAAACGGAAAAAAATTATTGGGTTTGCCGCGGTATCTTAATGAAAACAATATAAAAACGATTATGTGGGACATTGAACCGGATACGAATTATTCCGGCAACGCGGAACTCATTACTAAAAATACCCTTCTAAACGCGAAACCGGGATCAATAATTTTACTTCATCCATTTTGTGAAAAAGAGTGCGCGGCCGATAGAGAGGCCCTCCCGAAAATTATCAGCGGATTAAAAGAAAAAGGATATGTTTTCGCGACAATATCAGAGCTGTTAAAATATTAA